A genomic segment from Streptomyces sp. NBC_01233 encodes:
- the tadA gene encoding tRNA adenosine(34) deaminase TadA produces MHDTSTTDPVRDPWRDSMRLALQEAARAVPAGDVPVGAVVLGPDGGILATGYNEREATGDPTAHAEVVALRRAAAALGEWRLPGCTLVVTLEPCVMCAGALVQSRVARVVYGADDEKAGAAGSLWDLVRDRRLNHRPEVVRGVLAEECARQLTDFFREL; encoded by the coding sequence ATGCACGACACGAGCACCACCGATCCCGTACGGGACCCGTGGCGGGACTCCATGCGCCTGGCGCTCCAGGAGGCCGCCCGGGCGGTGCCGGCCGGCGATGTGCCGGTCGGCGCCGTCGTGCTGGGCCCGGACGGGGGAATCCTCGCCACCGGGTACAACGAACGCGAGGCGACCGGCGACCCCACGGCGCACGCCGAAGTGGTGGCGCTGCGCCGGGCGGCCGCCGCGCTCGGGGAATGGCGGCTTCCGGGGTGCACCCTCGTGGTGACCCTGGAGCCGTGCGTGATGTGCGCGGGCGCGCTCGTGCAGTCGCGCGTCGCCCGGGTCGTCTACGGCGCGGACGACGAAAAGGCGGGCGCGGCCGGGTCCCTGTGGGACCTCGTACGGGACCGCCGGCTCAACCACCGCCCCGAAGTGGTCCGAGGCGTCCTCGCCGAGGAGTGCGCCCGACAGCTGACGGACTTCTTCCGTGAGCTGTGA
- a CDS encoding tRNA adenosine deaminase-associated protein: MYFAALLARTEDGWEASDMELDDVESLSDLIDLARSAAVDDDTVVALIEEEDAWFGVVRVDGEEDPRYFVSNAAAAARSSYGSMLTKELLGSDEEDDELDELDLDGTEDGEEDAIAAYTDEDADEDGAGGTGAEPVPAGPLGDPRLLDDLGVTNKQLMTLDGDALSEIADSLGATEVLEAVR; the protein is encoded by the coding sequence GTGTATTTCGCCGCACTGCTCGCGCGCACCGAAGACGGGTGGGAAGCGAGCGACATGGAACTCGACGACGTCGAGTCCCTCAGTGATCTGATCGATCTCGCCCGTTCCGCCGCTGTCGACGACGACACGGTGGTCGCCCTCATCGAGGAGGAGGACGCCTGGTTCGGCGTCGTCCGCGTGGACGGCGAGGAGGACCCGCGGTACTTCGTATCGAACGCCGCCGCGGCCGCCCGCAGCTCCTACGGCTCGATGCTGACCAAAGAGCTGCTGGGCAGCGACGAGGAGGACGACGAACTCGACGAGCTGGACCTGGACGGCACCGAGGACGGCGAGGAGGATGCCATCGCCGCCTACACGGACGAGGACGCCGACGAGGACGGGGCGGGCGGGACCGGCGCGGAGCCGGTGCCTGCCGGTCCGCTCGGCGATCCCCGGCTGCTGGACGACCTCGGGGTGACCAACAAACAACTGATGACCCTGGACGGGGACGCCCTCTCGGAGATCGCCGACTCCCTCGGCGCCACCGAGGTCCTGGAGGCCGTCCGCTAG